In the genome of bacterium, the window CATAAACCAGCGAGGTCTTGTCCAGGACCCCGGACTCCTTCATCTCAAGCCACAGGTCGTTACCCTCCCTTGTGCGCTCCCCAACGCCTGAGAACACCGAATACCCGCCGTGAACCAGTGCTATATTGTGGATAAGCTCCTGAATCAGAACGGTCTTACCGACGCCTGCACCACCAAAAAGACCCGTCTTGCCGCCCTTGCAGTAAGGCTCGAGAAGATCGATGACCTTGATCCCCGTCTCGAACATCTCTGACCTCGTCTCCTGATCCGTGAACAGAGGCGCAGACCTATGAATAGAATACCGCTTGTCCGAATCGATCGGTCCCAAGCCATCCACCGGCTGGCCAACCACATTCATCAGGCGGCCCAGCGTCTTCGGGCCAACAGGCACCGTGATGGGGCCACCGGTGTCGTGCACGGTCGTGCCCCTGACGAGTCCCTCCGTTGGGCCCATCGACACACACCGAACCACATCCTCGCCAAGATGTTGAGCCACCTCGACCACCAGAACGCTCTCCGCGCCGGAGCCGTATTCTACGACCTCAGCCGAGACCTCGCGCTCGATCGTTAACGCATTGAAGATCGCCGGCAACTGGTCTGTCGGGAACCGAACGTCAACTACAGGTCCGATCACCTGAATAATCTTGCCATCTGCCATAAAAAAAGCTCCTTAATATCTTACTCACCCAGCCAGCGCCTCGGCCCCAGAGACTATCTCTATAAGCTCCTTTGTTATCGAAGCTTGCCGCGCCCGATGGTATTGTAGTGTCAGGACCCTAATCATATCGTCCGCGTTGTCGGTCGCGGCCTCCATCGCTGTCATCCGCGCACCCTGTTCGCTCGCCTGAGATTCCAGAAGCGCCCGATATATCTGAAACTCAATGTGCTGCCGCAGGAGGTCATTGAGCAAGGCCGCCGCCGATGGCTCATACAGATAATCAGTCCGAACCGCCTCGGGTTCTTCAGAGTCCTTGCTGTCTGTCGTCTGGGCTCCTGGCGTGGCCTCTGCCTCTGATACCTGCGTCTGCGTGATGGGCAAGAGCTGCTCCAAAACGACGCGCTGGACAAGCGCCGTCTTAAACTCGTTATAGACCAAATATACGGCTTGATAGGAGCGCTCGACGAACGCCGCAGTAATTTTCTGGGCGACGTGGGTGG includes:
- the atpG gene encoding ATP synthase F1 subunit gamma, coding for AFRTGVKDNPLLRPGGSGKVELVVLTGDKGLCGGFNSNVLRFAVSSIKGGHVDKEVELFPVGKKGRDFFKRRPEYSVCDEYVNFWRTFSLSDATHVAQKITAAFVERSYQAVYLVYNEFKTALVQRVVLEQLLPITQTQVSEAEATPGAQTTDSKDSEEPEAVRTDYLYEPSAAALLNDLLRQHIEFQIYRALLESQASEQGARMTAMEAATDNADDMIRVLTLQYHRARQASITKELIEIVSGAEALAG